One Carassius gibelio isolate Cgi1373 ecotype wild population from Czech Republic chromosome A7, carGib1.2-hapl.c, whole genome shotgun sequence DNA window includes the following coding sequences:
- the LOC128016497 gene encoding 26S proteasome non-ATPase regulatory subunit 7: MPDLAVERVVVHPLVLLSVVDHFNRIGKVGSQKRVVGVLLGSWHKKVLDVSNSFAVPFDEDDKDDSVWFLDHDYLENMYGMFKKVNARERVVGWYHTGPKLHKNDIAINELMKQYCPNSVLVIIDVKPKDLGLPTEAYISVEEVHDDGTPTSKTFEHVTSEIGAEEAEEVGVEHLLRDIKDTTVGTLSQRITNQVHGLKGLNSKLLDIKSYLEKVATGKLPINHQIIYQLQDVFNLLPDVNLQEFVKAFYLKTNDQMLVVYLASLIRSVVALHNLINNKIANRDAEKKEGQEKDDSKKEKKDEKEKDKDKDKEKGDSSAKKDDKKEKK, from the exons ATGCCGGACTTAGCGGTAGAAAGGGTCGTTGTTCATCCCTTGGTGCTACTGAGCGTCGTGGACCATTTTAACAG GATTGGAAAGGTTGGCAGTCAGAAGCGAGTCGTGGGTGTTCTGCTGGGTTCGTGGCATAAGAAAGTGCTTGATGTGTCCAACAGCTTTGCTG TGCCTTTTGATGAGGACGACAAGGATGATTCAGTTTGGTTCCTGGACCACGACTACCTGGAGAATATGTACGGCATGTTCAAGAAAGTCAATG CAAGGGAGCGAGTAGTTGGATGGTATCACACAGGCCCAAAGCTGCACAAAAATGATATTGCCATAAATGAACTCATGAAACAATACTGCCCTAATTCG GTTTTAGTCATTATTGATGTGAAACCCAAGGACCTGGGGTTGCCAACCGAAGCGTACATCTCAGTGGAGGAAGTGCATGAT GATGGGACTCCCACATCGAAGACGTTTGAACACGTGACCAGTGAGATCGGAGCAGAAGAGGCGGAGGAAGTTGGTGTGGAGCATTTGTTGCG TGATATCAAGGACACCACAGTTGGCACTTTGTCGCAGCGCATCACCAATCAGGTTCACGGCCTGAAAGGGCTCAACTCCAAGCTGCTGGATATCAAGAGCTATCTGGAGAAGGTTGCCACCGGCAAACtgcccatcaaccaccagatcaTTTATCAGCTGCAGGACGTGTTCAATCTGCTGCCTGATGTTAACCTGCAGGAGTTTGTCAAGGCTTTCTACCTTAAGACCAACGACCAGATGCTCGTGGTCTATCTGGCCTCGCTCATCCGCTCTGTAGTGGCGCTCCACAATCTCATCAACAACAAAATCGCCAACCGTGATGCAGAGAAGAAAGAGGGCCAAGAGAAAGATGACAGCAAGAAAGAAAAGAAGGACGAGAAGGAAAAGGATAAAGACAAAGACAAGGAGAAGGGAGACTCTTCTGCCAAGAAAGATgacaaaaaggaaaagaaatga